From Paraglaciecola sp. L1A13:
ACGACGAATAAAGTCAGCGAGCCCCAAGCTTGAATAATTGCGGGCGTAACCATAAGTGGGTAACACGTGATTAGTACCGGAGGCATAATCCCCTGCTGATTCTGGTGACCACTGCCCTACAAAAATAGAGCCTGCGTTACGCAACTTAGGCAAACACGCGCGAGCTTGTTCAACTTGAATGATTAAATGTTCTGGCGCGTACTGATTACTCACGTCAATAGCGCTATCTAATGAGTCAGTTAGAATATAACGGCTGTGGGACATGGCTTTACGCGCAGTCTCTTGACGACTCAATGTGGCTAATTGGCGTTCGACCTCTAGCTCGGTCGCTTGAATAAGCGCTTGGCTGTCGCTAACTAAAATAGCTTGCGAGTCAGCACCGTGTTCCGCTTGTGAAAGTAAGTCCGATGCAACAAACACTGGGTTAGCTCGACCATCAGCTATCACTAACACTTCTGAAGGGCCTGCAGGCATATCAATAGCAGGACCCGCTGGAATGCGACTCACTTGTTGTTTAGCTTCAGTAACAAAGCTATTGCCCGGACCAAAAATTTTGTCCACTTTAGCTATTGTGTCAGTACCAAGAGCAAGCGCGGCAATGGCTTGTGCGCCACCGACTAAATAGATTTCATCGATGCCACATAAGCTGGCTGCATAGCGAATTTCCGCCGGTATGCCACCTTGCTTATTGGGCGGAGTGCACAGTACTTTTCGAGGGCAACCGGCCACTTTAGCCGTAACCCCTAACATTAATACAGTAGAGATAAGCGGCGCACTGCCACCTGGAATATACAAACCCACAGACGCTAAAGGGGCGTGCCTCAACTCACACATGACGCCAGGCGCAGTTTCAACTTTTACATCTGTGGGCTTCTGCGCACTATGAAAAGCATGAATATTGGCGTAAGCCATATCAATTGCAGCTTTTACTTCTTCGCTGATGTCATGTTGTGCGTTAGCAAGTTCACTTGTTGCCAAGGAAAGCTCACCAAGCTCAACACCGTCAAAACGTGCTGTTAATTCACGTAATGCGTTATCACCGTTGTCGGCAACCAGCTGAATGATCTCAGCGACTGTGTTACTGAGTGCGTTGTTGTCCGCCATTGCTGGGCGGCTTAGCAATGCCTTTTGTTGACCTTGATTAAGGCTCGACCATGTTTGCATTTTCGTTCGTCTCACTGACCAATATTATATATTGCTACTTGTATTGAAACTGAGCTGGGTTTTTACGCCTAGCAGTTAACCCATCATTTTTTCGATTGGCATCACTAAAATTGAGCTACAACCTAGGGCCTTAAGTTTTTCCATGGTTTCCCAAAATAATGTTTCCGAGCTAACCACGTGTACTGCAACCGTTTCATCACTGCCAGCAAGGGGCAATACTGTTGGGTTGCCAGAACCCGGCAATAAACTTTTTACTTGTTCAAGATACGTTTTAGGCGCATGCAACATGATGTATTTGCTTTCTTTTGCTTGCATGACACCATCGATGCGCGGCAAGAAGCGGCTCACGAGTTGCGCTTTGGCTTCTGGTAATTCGCCCGCGCGTTGAATCAATACTGCTTTTGATTGAAAGATTTCTTCTTCTTCTTGCAGGCCATTCGCTTCAAGGGTGGCACCAGTTGATACCAAATCACATATGGCATCTGCCACACCCGCGCGAGGAGCAACTTCAACCGAACCTGTTAGCATCACAGCTGTCGCATTGACATTGTTTTCTTTAAAGAAACGCTCTAGTAGGAAAGGGTAGGTGGTGGCCACCTTTTTGCCTTCAAGAGACTGCACACCTTGGTAGTTAAATTCGTTCGGTACAGCGATAGACAAACGGCACCCACCGTAGTCTAAGCGGCGCAGGGTTTTAAATTCGAATTTCTTGCCAGATGCTTGACGTTCAAGCATTTTTTCTTCTAATTCGTTTTCACCGATAAAGCCTAAATCAACAACGCCGTCCATAACTAAACCTGGAATGTCATCATCGCGCACGCGCAATAGGTCGATAGGGAGGTTAGTTGCGTGAGCAATTAATAAGCGGTCACGAATTTGCAGTTTAACGCCAATGGCTTTTAATAACGCAATACTGTCGTCGCTTAAGCGACCTGATTTTTGAATTGCGATACGTAATCTGTTGCTGTCACTCATAAGTTGCTCGTCCTATTGTCATTTGCGTTAAGTCATCTCGCCGATGCTCATGAACTATAATTTTTTTCAATGCCTTAAATGAAAAACCCCCGGAAGTTTCCTTCCGAGGGCTTGCTAATCGTTACGCCACAGGAAGGAATCAATAGACCTTCCAGCACCAACCTGAAAGGTTATGCTATATGATGGTGATGATTTACTGGCGTAATTGAGATAAACATTGTAATTCTTGGGCCGTGATTCGACTGAGGGCGCAAACATTAGCTAATTGGCTTGCTTAATGCAATAGTAAATCTCTAACTTTTCGCACAAAATTGTTGCAAAGTTAAACAGGAATAAGTTACTGCTAAAAAGCCTAATTCAAATTGGCCTATTTTGGCATAGGTTGGAATAAATACTTGCACTGATTGGAAGTTTAGGTTGCGAACCGGGTAAAATGAACCAGTCAGCCAGTTAAGTATCTAACCTTAAGTGATATCCATATAAATGACTAAGCGGTAAAATGCTTATGTAGTCGATAGCCAAGATATGACGACTAACTGCATTATAAGGGAGAGACTGATGACCAGTGATCTATTGTTTTCAATACTACCTCGTGAAGGCAAAGAGCCCATAGCGCACGATGAACTTAAAGTTAAAAAGATTGATAAAAAAGACGCACTGCGCAAAATAAATGAAGATGATGAGCCCTACCATCCGGATAAAGACGATCCAAGAGAGAAAAAACGCCAGCGTCAAAACCAAGCAAAGCACCTTGATAAACCTTCAGACGAAGAACGGATGGCAAAAGAGCAAGCAACAGAAGATAAAGCGTTGCTGAAGGAAAAGTCAGATGATCCTAAATTTATTGATATAGAGGTATAAACGTCATGGCCTCGGCTATTTGTTGGCAATGCGGGACGCATCTACCTAAAATTATTACCCCAGTTTCGCGCCGCGAAGAATGTAGTGTGTGTCGAAGCGATATACACGCCTGTAAAATGTGCGTCTATTTTGATGCTTCTAATCGCACTGGATGCGATGAAGAGCGTGCCGAATACATAGTAGACAAAGAGCGGGCTAACTTTTGTGAGTATTATGCGTTATCCAGCAGAGCCTTTGATGATACTAAGTTGAACAAGCAGCGTCAGGCAAAAGCACAATTGGCTGCCTTATTTGGTGACGAGGCGCCTGTCGAAAAACAACCGAATAATCAGGTTATTTCAAGTTTAACCGATGAGGATAATAAAGACGGCGATACTCGAGCCGCGGATTTTCACCAACAAGAAACCCCCGCTCAGACTGCCGAGCGAAAGTTACGAGAACTTCTCAATCAGTAGTGAGTTGCATCGCTTTAGGAGCAAGTTCATTTCGATAAGTAAGCTGTTGTTAACCTTATATTTACAACTTATGTCCTCATCGCTTGCATACTAAATTCTTTTAAATTAATGGCTTACGAATTTATATTGGTATTGACTGTTTATCTCGCACACAACTATTTGACAAATAACACACAGTGCCTTAACTTATGTCTTATATAAGATATAACATTGAAATTATTTTCCCAATTCATCTACCGTAGGAATGATTGTATGTCACTTAGCCAGAGCAAAATGCCAAAAGTCGGATTCGGCCTTTGGAAAATTTCACAAGATATATGTGCCGATGCCGTTTACGAGGCCATAAAAGCGGGCTACCGCCACCTTGATAGCGCATGTGATTATGGTAACGAAGTACAAGTTGGCCAAGGAATTAAGCGCGCCATAGATGAAGGTATTTGTGCTCGTGAAGACT
This genomic window contains:
- the hisD gene encoding histidinol dehydrogenase, which gives rise to MQTWSSLNQGQQKALLSRPAMADNNALSNTVAEIIQLVADNGDNALRELTARFDGVELGELSLATSELANAQHDISEEVKAAIDMAYANIHAFHSAQKPTDVKVETAPGVMCELRHAPLASVGLYIPGGSAPLISTVLMLGVTAKVAGCPRKVLCTPPNKQGGIPAEIRYAASLCGIDEIYLVGGAQAIAALALGTDTIAKVDKIFGPGNSFVTEAKQQVSRIPAGPAIDMPAGPSEVLVIADGRANPVFVASDLLSQAEHGADSQAILVSDSQALIQATELEVERQLATLSRQETARKAMSHSRYILTDSLDSAIDVSNQYAPEHLIIQVEQARACLPKLRNAGSIFVGQWSPESAGDYASGTNHVLPTYGYARNYSSLGLADFIRRYTVQELSATGLQNIGNAIMDLAQAEGLDAHRQAVALRLEALNSVSGDTGE
- the hisG gene encoding ATP phosphoribosyltransferase, giving the protein MSDSNRLRIAIQKSGRLSDDSIALLKAIGVKLQIRDRLLIAHATNLPIDLLRVRDDDIPGLVMDGVVDLGFIGENELEEKMLERQASGKKFEFKTLRRLDYGGCRLSIAVPNEFNYQGVQSLEGKKVATTYPFLLERFFKENNVNATAVMLTGSVEVAPRAGVADAICDLVSTGATLEANGLQEEEEIFQSKAVLIQRAGELPEAKAQLVSRFLPRIDGVMQAKESKYIMLHAPKTYLEQVKSLLPGSGNPTVLPLAGSDETVAVHVVSSETLFWETMEKLKALGCSSILVMPIEKMMG